The proteins below come from a single Streptomyces sp. SCSIO 75703 genomic window:
- a CDS encoding lysophospholipid acyltransferase family protein, whose protein sequence is MTAATVASERGAEVGRRIGVGLMYGLWRPRVLGAWRVPASGPLIFAVNHSHNIDGPMVMGVAPRPTHFLIKREAFVGPLGTFLTGIGQVEVDRHSTDRTAIARALGVLDAGGVLGIFPEGTRGDGDFASLRAGLAYFAVRSGAPIVPVAVLGSSGRSGRLIKGLPPLRSRVDVVFGDPFEAGDGSGRRTRKALDEATERIRERLTAHLDHAGRLTGRTAAPE, encoded by the coding sequence GTGACCGCTGCCACCGTGGCGTCCGAGCGGGGCGCCGAGGTCGGACGGCGCATCGGCGTCGGCCTCATGTACGGACTGTGGAGACCGCGGGTCCTCGGCGCCTGGCGGGTGCCCGCGAGCGGCCCCCTGATCTTCGCCGTGAACCACTCGCACAACATCGACGGCCCCATGGTCATGGGGGTCGCGCCCCGGCCGACGCACTTCCTCATCAAGAGGGAGGCGTTCGTCGGCCCGCTCGGCACCTTCCTGACCGGCATCGGCCAGGTCGAGGTCGACCGCCACTCCACCGACCGCACGGCGATAGCCCGCGCCCTCGGGGTGCTGGACGCCGGCGGCGTGCTCGGCATCTTCCCCGAGGGCACCCGCGGCGACGGCGACTTCGCCTCGCTGCGCGCCGGACTGGCCTACTTCGCCGTGCGCAGCGGCGCCCCGATCGTGCCGGTCGCCGTCCTGGGAAGTTCCGGGCGGTCCGGCCGGTTGATAAAGGGGCTGCCTCCCCTGCGCTCCCGGGTCGACGTCGTCTTCGGCGACCCTTTCGAGGCGGGCGACGGCAGCGGACGGCGGACCCGCAAGGCGCTGGACGAGGCGACCGAGCGCATCCGCGAGCGGCTCACCGCGCATCTGGACCACGCCGGACGGCTCACCGGCCGCACGGCGGCACCCGAGTAG
- a CDS encoding YafY family protein — MLATSARLLRLLSLLQAHREWSGTALAHRLGVSPRTVRRDVDRLRELGYPVGSAPGTGGGYRLGAGAALPPLLLDDEEAVAVAVGLRTAAGQGIEGIDETCVRALAKLEQVLPDRLRRRVGALNAVTVPMLRAPGDRAVDPAVLTELARLCRDGERLRCSYRGHDGTVGRRTVEPYRLVCTERLWYLVAFDVDRADWRTFRVDRLTPTPPHGPRFTPREPPAEDLAAYVSEGVSTRVYATHALVRLPMPLARAAERISPAVGVLTADGPDHCLLRTGAADPDVMVLHLMTLGVEFEVLEPPGLTDAIRSARDRLARSLARSGTAAAGAEAG, encoded by the coding sequence ATGCTCGCCACCTCGGCACGGCTGCTGCGCCTGCTCTCCCTGCTCCAGGCCCACCGCGAGTGGTCCGGCACCGCTCTCGCCCACCGTCTCGGCGTCTCCCCGCGCACCGTCCGCCGGGACGTGGACCGGCTGCGCGAGCTGGGCTACCCGGTCGGCTCCGCCCCCGGCACCGGCGGCGGCTACCGGCTCGGGGCCGGCGCCGCACTGCCGCCGCTGCTGCTGGACGACGAGGAGGCCGTCGCGGTCGCCGTCGGCCTGCGCACCGCCGCCGGACAGGGCATCGAGGGCATCGACGAGACCTGCGTACGGGCCCTCGCCAAGCTGGAGCAGGTGCTGCCGGACCGGCTGCGCCGCCGGGTCGGCGCCCTGAACGCGGTCACCGTGCCGATGCTGCGCGCCCCCGGGGACCGCGCCGTGGACCCGGCCGTCCTCACCGAACTGGCGCGGCTGTGCCGGGACGGGGAGCGGCTGCGCTGCTCCTACCGCGGCCACGACGGCACCGTCGGCCGCCGCACCGTCGAGCCGTACCGGCTGGTGTGCACCGAGCGCCTCTGGTACCTGGTCGCCTTCGACGTGGACCGGGCGGACTGGCGCACCTTCCGGGTGGACCGGCTCACGCCGACGCCGCCGCACGGGCCGCGCTTCACCCCGCGTGAGCCGCCCGCCGAGGACCTCGCCGCGTACGTCTCCGAGGGCGTCTCCACCCGCGTCTACGCCACCCACGCGCTGGTGCGCCTGCCGATGCCGCTCGCGCGGGCCGCCGAGCGGATCTCCCCGGCCGTCGGGGTGCTCACGGCGGACGGCCCGGACCACTGCCTGCTGCGCACCGGTGCCGCCGACCCGGACGTCATGGTGCTGCACCTGATGACGCTGGGGGTGGAGTTCGAGGTGCTGGAGCCGCCCGGCCTGACCGACGCGATCCGGTCGGCCCGGGACCGGCTGGCGCGTTCCCTCGCCCGCTCCGGGACCGCCGCGGCCGGCGCGGAGGCAGGGTGA
- a CDS encoding I78 family peptidase inhibitor, translated as MASIPTPPEEPRDSTDAYVGLESGAAERLARQRGWSTVRSLAPGTMITMEYRVGRINFEVEAGRVTRAWKG; from the coding sequence ATGGCATCGATTCCGACACCCCCCGAGGAACCCCGGGACAGCACCGACGCCTACGTCGGCCTCGAATCCGGCGCGGCCGAACGGCTCGCGCGGCAGCGGGGCTGGTCCACGGTGCGGTCGCTGGCGCCCGGCACGATGATCACCATGGAGTACCGCGTGGGCCGGATCAACTTCGAGGTCGAGGCCGGCCGCGTGACCCGCGCCTGGAAGGGCTGA
- a CDS encoding pseudouridine synthase has protein sequence MRSSGKSGGRGNYRGAGNNRDQKQGQGRPRKPRPEERRYEDGPDASPRGSAPGRGPTARGGAKGGPRKPQERGRSAPARSREYETRTEERNRERYAGKKEVRLPKTFPGAEQEGERLQKVLARAGYGSRRACEELIEQARVEVNGEIVLEQGRRVDPEKDEVKVDGLTVATQSYQFFSLNKPAGVVSTMEDPEGRQCLGDYVTNRETRLFHVGRLDTETEGVILLTNHGELAHRLTHPRYGVQKTYLAHIVGPIPRDLGKRLKDGIQLDDGYARADHFRVVEQTGRNYLVEVTLHEGRKHIVRRMLAEAGFPVDRLVRTAFGPITLGDQKSGWLRRLSNTEVGMLMREVEL, from the coding sequence ATGCGAAGCAGCGGCAAGAGCGGCGGGCGCGGGAACTACCGCGGCGCCGGCAACAACAGGGACCAGAAGCAGGGGCAGGGCCGTCCCCGCAAGCCCCGCCCGGAGGAGCGCCGCTACGAGGACGGCCCCGACGCCTCCCCCCGCGGCTCCGCACCGGGGCGCGGCCCCACGGCCCGCGGCGGTGCCAAGGGCGGCCCGCGCAAGCCCCAGGAGCGCGGGCGCTCGGCCCCGGCCCGCTCCCGCGAGTACGAGACGCGGACCGAGGAGCGCAACCGCGAGCGGTACGCCGGCAAGAAGGAGGTCAGGCTTCCCAAGACCTTCCCGGGCGCCGAGCAGGAGGGCGAGCGGCTGCAGAAGGTGCTGGCCCGCGCCGGGTACGGATCGCGGCGGGCCTGCGAGGAACTGATCGAACAGGCCCGGGTCGAGGTCAACGGCGAGATCGTCCTCGAACAGGGCCGCCGCGTCGACCCGGAGAAGGACGAGGTCAAGGTCGACGGCCTGACCGTGGCGACCCAGTCGTACCAGTTCTTCTCGCTCAACAAGCCGGCCGGCGTCGTCTCCACCATGGAGGACCCGGAGGGCCGCCAGTGCCTCGGCGACTACGTCACCAACCGGGAGACCCGCCTCTTCCACGTCGGCCGGCTCGACACCGAGACCGAGGGCGTCATCCTGCTCACCAACCACGGTGAGCTGGCCCACCGGCTGACCCACCCGCGCTACGGGGTGCAGAAGACCTACCTCGCGCACATCGTCGGCCCGATCCCGCGCGACCTGGGCAAGCGCCTCAAGGACGGCATCCAGCTCGACGACGGGTACGCGCGCGCCGACCACTTCCGCGTGGTCGAGCAGACCGGGCGGAACTACCTGGTCGAGGTGACCCTCCACGAGGGCCGCAAGCACATCGTGCGGCGCATGCTCGCCGAGGCGGGTTTCCCCGTCGACCGGCTGGTGCGCACCGCCTTCGGCCCGATCACGCTGGGCGACCAGAAGTCCGGCTGGCTGCGCCGGCTCTCCAACACGGAGGTCGGGATGCTGATGCGGGAGGTCGAGCTCTAA
- the aroH gene encoding chorismate mutase, protein MAVRAVRGAVQLERDDADHMGEQVTALLTAVLERNGLTADDLISIWFTATPDLHSDFPAAAARGLGIVDVPLICAQELDVEGAMPRVVRILAHIESDRPRAEIAHVYLGAAAALRKDIAQ, encoded by the coding sequence GTGGCGGTACGAGCGGTCCGGGGCGCCGTCCAACTCGAACGGGACGACGCAGACCACATGGGCGAGCAGGTCACGGCCCTGCTCACCGCCGTCCTGGAACGCAACGGGCTCACCGCCGACGACCTGATCAGCATCTGGTTCACGGCCACCCCCGACCTGCACAGCGACTTCCCGGCCGCCGCCGCGCGGGGCCTCGGCATCGTCGACGTCCCGCTGATCTGCGCCCAGGAACTCGACGTCGAGGGAGCCATGCCCCGGGTCGTACGGATCCTCGCCCACATCGAGTCCGACCGGCCCCGCGCCGAGATCGCCCACGTCTACCTCGGCGCCGCCGCGGCCCTGCGCAAGGACATCGCCCAGTGA
- a CDS encoding ADP-ribosylglycohydrolase family protein yields MTRTAAKRAATGALTGLALGDALGFPTEFKDVPSILAAHGPWRERDLPRPAFVTDDTQMTLALGRALRTATERGPLGPGRLERPLREEFTDWYRSPENNRAPGHTCLRACHLLESPDRPWQDASQLHSKGCGANMRVAPVGLVPGLNDEERSGAAQLQAALTHGHPTALAASDLTAHAVRLLAEGAEPTGLVGLLRSHALENRTLYHERWLGDLWTRSEDPGPGHFVTRGWDECLAMLDRLQAAVRTVSPETDPCLAVGEGWIAEEALAAGLLCFLLFPDEPLTALRRAACTAGDSDSIACLAGAFAGAHLGADAWPASWTDHIEHRGELLALGALWDA; encoded by the coding sequence ATGACCAGGACCGCCGCCAAGCGCGCCGCCACCGGAGCCCTCACCGGACTCGCCCTCGGGGACGCGCTCGGCTTCCCCACCGAGTTCAAGGACGTCCCCTCGATCCTCGCCGCGCACGGCCCCTGGCGGGAGAGGGACCTGCCCCGGCCGGCGTTCGTCACCGACGACACCCAGATGACCCTCGCCCTCGGCCGCGCCCTGCGCACGGCGACGGAGCGGGGCCCGCTCGGCCCCGGGCGGCTGGAGCGTCCGCTGCGCGAGGAGTTCACCGACTGGTACCGGTCGCCCGAGAACAACCGCGCCCCGGGCCACACCTGCCTGCGGGCCTGCCACCTCCTGGAGAGCCCGGACCGCCCCTGGCAGGACGCCTCCCAGCTCCACTCCAAGGGCTGCGGCGCCAACATGCGCGTCGCCCCGGTCGGCCTCGTCCCCGGGCTGAACGACGAGGAACGCTCGGGCGCCGCCCAACTGCAGGCCGCCCTCACCCACGGCCACCCCACCGCGCTGGCCGCCTCCGACCTCACCGCGCACGCCGTCCGCCTGCTCGCCGAGGGCGCCGAGCCCACCGGACTGGTCGGACTGCTCCGCTCCCACGCCCTGGAGAACCGCACCCTCTACCACGAGCGCTGGCTCGGCGACCTGTGGACCCGCTCAGAGGACCCCGGCCCCGGACACTTCGTCACCCGCGGCTGGGACGAGTGCCTGGCCATGCTCGACCGGCTGCAAGCCGCGGTGCGCACCGTCTCGCCCGAGACCGACCCCTGCCTCGCCGTCGGCGAGGGCTGGATCGCCGAGGAGGCGCTGGCCGCCGGGCTGCTCTGCTTCCTGCTCTTCCCCGACGAGCCGCTGACCGCCCTGCGCCGGGCCGCCTGCACGGCCGGCGACTCCGACTCCATCGCCTGCCTCGCCGGCGCCTTCGCGGGCGCCCACCTCGGCGCCGACGCCTGGCCCGCCAGCTGGACCGACCACATCGAGCACCGCGGGGAACTGCTCGCCCTCGGCGCCCTCTGGGACGCCTGA
- the der gene encoding ribosome biogenesis GTPase Der, with amino-acid sequence MNDHIHSEVSGEEHDHGALGDAEYAAFMELAAEEGFDVEDVEGAIEAAGHGPLPVLAVVGRPNVGKSTLVNRIIGRREAVVEDRPGVTRDRVTYEAEWAGRRFKVVDTGGWEQDVLGIDASVAAQAEYAIEASDAVVFVVDAKVGATDTDEAVVRLLRKAGKPVVLCANKVDGPSGEADASYLWSLGLGEPHPVSALHGRGTGDMLDQVLEALPEAPEQTFGTAVGGPRRIALIGRPNVGKSSLLNKVAGEERVVVDALAGTTRDPVDERIELGGKTWTFVDTAGIRKRVHLQQGADYYASLRTAAAVEKAEVAVVLIDASESISVQDQRIVTMAVEAGRALVLAYNKWDTLDEERRYYLEREIETELGQVDWAPRVNISAQTGRHMEKLVPAIETALAGWETRVPTGRLNAFLGELVAAHPHPVRGGKQPRILFGTQAGTRPPRFVLFASGFIEAGYRRFIERRLREEFGFEGTPIHISVRVREKRGAKKK; translated from the coding sequence ATGAACGACCACATCCACTCCGAGGTCTCGGGCGAGGAGCACGACCACGGGGCGCTTGGCGACGCCGAATACGCGGCGTTCATGGAGCTCGCCGCGGAGGAGGGCTTCGACGTCGAGGACGTCGAGGGCGCGATCGAGGCGGCCGGGCACGGGCCGCTGCCCGTCCTCGCCGTCGTCGGCCGGCCCAACGTCGGCAAGTCGACCCTGGTCAACCGGATCATCGGCCGCCGCGAGGCGGTCGTCGAGGACCGGCCCGGCGTCACCCGCGACCGCGTCACCTACGAGGCCGAGTGGGCCGGCCGCCGCTTCAAGGTCGTCGACACCGGCGGCTGGGAGCAGGACGTCCTCGGCATCGACGCCTCCGTCGCCGCGCAGGCCGAGTACGCGATCGAGGCGTCCGACGCGGTCGTCTTCGTCGTCGACGCCAAGGTCGGCGCCACCGACACCGACGAGGCCGTCGTACGGCTGCTGCGCAAGGCGGGCAAGCCGGTCGTGCTCTGCGCCAACAAGGTCGACGGACCCAGCGGCGAGGCCGACGCGTCCTACCTGTGGTCCCTGGGCCTGGGCGAGCCGCACCCCGTCTCCGCCCTGCACGGCCGCGGCACCGGCGACATGCTGGACCAGGTCCTGGAGGCGCTGCCCGAGGCGCCCGAGCAGACCTTCGGGACCGCCGTCGGCGGCCCGCGCCGCATCGCCCTGATCGGCCGTCCCAACGTCGGCAAGTCCTCGCTGCTGAACAAGGTGGCCGGCGAGGAGCGCGTCGTGGTCGACGCGCTGGCCGGCACCACCCGCGACCCGGTCGACGAGCGGATCGAGCTGGGCGGCAAGACCTGGACCTTCGTCGACACGGCCGGCATCCGCAAGCGGGTCCACCTCCAGCAGGGCGCCGACTACTACGCCTCGCTGCGCACCGCCGCCGCCGTGGAGAAGGCGGAGGTCGCCGTCGTCCTCATCGACGCCTCCGAGTCCATCTCGGTGCAGGACCAGCGGATCGTCACCATGGCCGTCGAGGCGGGCCGCGCGCTGGTCCTCGCGTACAACAAGTGGGACACCCTCGACGAGGAGCGCCGCTACTACCTGGAGCGGGAGATCGAGACCGAGCTGGGCCAGGTGGACTGGGCGCCGCGGGTCAACATCTCGGCGCAGACCGGGCGGCACATGGAGAAGCTGGTCCCGGCGATCGAGACCGCCCTCGCCGGCTGGGAGACCCGGGTGCCGACCGGGCGGCTCAACGCCTTCCTCGGCGAGCTGGTGGCCGCCCACCCGCACCCCGTGCGGGGCGGCAAGCAGCCGCGCATCCTCTTCGGCACGCAGGCGGGCACCCGGCCGCCGCGGTTCGTGCTCTTCGCCTCGGGCTTCATCGAGGCCGGCTACCGGCGGTTCATCGAGCGCCGGCTGCGCGAGGAGTTCGGCTTCGAGGGCACCCCGATCCACATCTCGGTGCGGGTGCGCGAGAAGCGCGGCGCGAAGAAGAAGTAG
- a CDS encoding NUDIX domain-containing protein has protein sequence MHGYDKHAYEPFAVTVDLAVLTLRAGALHVLLIRRGQEPWAGRWALPGGFLRPEESAEEAARRELAEETGLADVSGLHLEQVRTYSEPGRDPRMRVVSVAFAALLPDPPEPRAGTDAAEARWTPYARATGLAFDHDRILADARDRVGARLESTCLATAFCPPEFTLGELQQVYESVWGTVLDRPNFRRKVLATPGFVEPVPGGARLTGGRGKPAALYRAGPATALHPPLPRAPREGRPA, from the coding sequence CTGCACGGCTACGACAAACACGCCTACGAGCCCTTCGCCGTCACCGTCGACCTCGCCGTGCTCACGCTCCGCGCGGGCGCGCTGCACGTCCTGCTGATCCGGCGGGGGCAGGAGCCCTGGGCCGGCCGCTGGGCGCTGCCCGGCGGCTTCCTGCGGCCCGAGGAGTCCGCCGAGGAGGCCGCCCGGCGCGAACTGGCCGAGGAGACCGGCCTGGCGGACGTGAGCGGGCTCCACCTGGAGCAGGTGCGCACCTACAGCGAACCCGGCCGCGACCCCCGGATGCGGGTCGTCTCCGTCGCCTTCGCCGCCCTGCTGCCCGACCCGCCCGAGCCCCGCGCCGGCACCGACGCCGCCGAGGCCCGCTGGACGCCGTACGCGCGGGCGACGGGACTCGCCTTCGACCACGACCGCATCCTGGCCGACGCCCGCGACCGCGTCGGCGCCCGGCTGGAGTCCACCTGCCTGGCCACCGCCTTCTGCCCGCCCGAGTTCACCCTCGGCGAGCTGCAGCAGGTCTACGAGAGCGTCTGGGGCACCGTGCTGGACCGGCCCAACTTCCGCCGCAAGGTCCTCGCCACCCCCGGCTTCGTCGAACCGGTCCCCGGCGGTGCCCGCCTCACCGGCGGACGCGGCAAACCGGCCGCCCTCTACCGGGCGGGCCCCGCCACCGCCCTCCACCCGCCGCTGCCGCGCGCCCCCAGGGAAGGACGCCCCGCATGA
- a CDS encoding prephenate dehydrogenase has product MRSALVIGTGLIGTSAALALTRRGVTVHLADRDPEQARTAAALGAGTDEAPDGPVDLAIVAAPPALVPDVLADALRRGAARAYLDVASVKGGPRRALEAHGLDLTAYLGTHPMSGREKSGPLAATADLFEGRPWVLTPTRDTDTEVLNLALELVSHCRAVPVVMDADAHDRAVALVSHMPHLVSSMVAARLEHADESAVRLCGQGIRDVTRIAASDPRMWIDILSANPGPVADLLGDVAADLEETVRALRALQSADDDKRREGGAGIEAVLRRGNAGQVRVPGKHGSAPRSYETVVVLIDDQPGQLARIFADAGRAGVNIEDVRIEHASGQQAGLVQLMVEPKAAVVLTAALRERGWAIRQ; this is encoded by the coding sequence GTGAGAAGCGCCCTCGTCATCGGCACCGGCCTGATCGGCACCTCCGCCGCCCTCGCCCTGACCCGGCGCGGCGTCACCGTGCACCTCGCCGACCGGGACCCCGAGCAGGCCCGTACCGCCGCCGCGCTCGGCGCCGGCACCGACGAGGCCCCCGACGGCCCCGTCGACCTCGCCATCGTCGCCGCCCCGCCCGCCCTCGTGCCCGACGTGCTCGCCGACGCCCTGCGCCGCGGCGCCGCACGCGCCTACCTGGACGTGGCCAGCGTCAAGGGCGGCCCCCGGCGCGCGCTGGAGGCCCACGGCCTCGACCTGACCGCCTACCTCGGCACCCACCCCATGTCCGGCCGGGAGAAGTCCGGACCGCTGGCCGCCACCGCCGACCTCTTCGAGGGCCGCCCCTGGGTGCTCACCCCCACCCGGGACACCGACACCGAGGTGCTGAACCTCGCCCTGGAGCTGGTCTCCCACTGCCGGGCCGTGCCGGTCGTCATGGACGCCGACGCCCACGACCGCGCCGTCGCCCTCGTCTCCCACATGCCCCACCTGGTCTCCAGCATGGTCGCCGCCCGCCTGGAGCACGCCGACGAGTCCGCCGTGCGGCTGTGCGGCCAGGGCATCCGGGACGTGACCCGGATCGCCGCCTCCGACCCCCGTATGTGGATCGACATCCTCTCCGCCAACCCGGGGCCCGTCGCCGACCTGCTCGGGGACGTCGCCGCCGACCTGGAGGAGACGGTGCGGGCCCTGCGCGCCCTGCAGTCCGCCGACGACGACAAGCGCCGCGAGGGCGGCGCCGGGATCGAGGCCGTCCTGCGGCGCGGCAACGCCGGGCAGGTCCGGGTGCCGGGCAAGCACGGCTCGGCCCCGCGCTCCTACGAGACCGTGGTCGTCCTCATCGACGACCAGCCCGGCCAGCTCGCGCGCATCTTCGCCGACGCCGGGCGGGCCGGGGTCAACATCGAGGACGTACGCATCGAGCACGCCTCCGGGCAGCAGGCCGGACTGGTCCAGCTCATGGTCGAACCGAAGGCCGCCGTGGTGCTGACGGCGGCCCTGCGCGAACGGGGCTGGGCCATCCGCCAGTGA
- the scpB gene encoding SMC-Scp complex subunit ScpB codes for MAGATDRATAGAAGEPERRRPAPPGTAGGPDDADAVAALDLRPALEAVLMVADEPATEEHLARVLRRPRRDIARALRELAAEYTAQGRGFELRAVAGGWRYSTRPAYAPAVEGFALDGRHARLTQAALETLAVVAYRQPVGRARVSAVRGVNCDGVMRTLLQRGLVAEAGTEPETGAILYVTTNHFLERMGLRGLDELPDLAPFLPEADAIEAETQEGVPSFDPDAPDADDAPTASTTHTTNTTTTEL; via the coding sequence ATGGCGGGAGCGACGGACCGGGCGACGGCAGGGGCGGCCGGGGAGCCGGAGCGACGGCGCCCGGCCCCGCCGGGCACGGCGGGCGGCCCCGACGACGCGGACGCCGTCGCCGCGCTGGACCTCAGGCCCGCCCTCGAGGCCGTCCTCATGGTCGCCGACGAACCCGCCACCGAGGAGCACCTCGCCAGGGTCCTGCGCCGGCCCCGGCGGGACATCGCCCGCGCCCTGCGCGAACTGGCCGCCGAGTACACCGCCCAGGGGCGCGGTTTCGAGCTGCGGGCCGTCGCCGGCGGCTGGCGCTACTCCACCCGGCCCGCGTACGCCCCGGCCGTCGAGGGCTTCGCCCTGGACGGCCGGCACGCCCGCCTCACCCAGGCCGCGCTGGAGACCCTCGCCGTGGTCGCCTACCGCCAGCCGGTCGGCCGCGCCCGGGTCTCCGCCGTGCGCGGCGTGAACTGCGACGGCGTGATGCGCACCCTCCTCCAGCGGGGCCTGGTGGCCGAGGCGGGCACGGAACCCGAAACAGGTGCGATCCTGTACGTGACGACGAACCACTTCCTGGAGCGGATGGGCCTGCGCGGCCTGGACGAACTTCCGGACCTCGCGCCCTTCCTCCCGGAGGCGGACGCGATCGAGGCCGAGACTCAGGAGGGCGTTCCGTCGTTCGACCCGGACGCGCCCGACGCGGACGACGCTCCCACGGCGAGCACGACCCATACGACGAACACGACGACGACGGAACTGTGA
- a CDS encoding segregation/condensation protein A, with the protein MTSNDAHRPGAPARRRRALGGGPGGPPPPAPAGTEPGRAGPAGAPEEAPGAPEAPEPGPREAPGLPGAHPAATGAPDRTGPEGPAGSPGAGDGEAGFTVRLDNFEGPFDLLLQLIAKHKMDVTEVALSQVTDEFMAYIRARGPDRDLDETTEFLVVAATLLDLKAARLLPAAEVEDEADLALLEARDLLFARLLQYRAYKRIAEIFGERLDAESRRHPRTVGLEPHHAELLPEVVIGLGAEGFARLAVRAMRPRPEPRVHVDHLHTPLVSVREQAGVVVARLRELGEAGFRELVADAGDTLTVVARFLALLELYREKAVELEQESALGELRVRWTGGPGDAGPAVTDEFDRPAGERAAAREPRPV; encoded by the coding sequence ATGACCTCGAACGACGCTCACCGCCCCGGGGCCCCGGCCCGCCGCCGACGCGCCCTGGGCGGGGGCCCCGGGGGCCCGCCCCCGCCCGCCCCCGCGGGCACGGAACCGGGACGGGCGGGGCCGGCCGGGGCCCCGGAGGAGGCGCCCGGCGCACCCGAGGCGCCCGAGCCCGGACCGCGCGAGGCACCCGGGCTCCCCGGGGCGCACCCGGCGGCCACCGGTGCGCCGGACCGGACCGGGCCCGAGGGCCCGGCAGGGTCACCCGGGGCCGGGGACGGCGAGGCGGGCTTCACCGTCCGGCTGGACAACTTCGAGGGCCCCTTCGACCTGCTGCTCCAGCTCATCGCCAAGCACAAGATGGACGTCACCGAGGTCGCCCTCTCCCAGGTGACCGACGAGTTCATGGCGTACATCCGGGCGAGGGGGCCGGACCGGGACCTCGACGAGACGACCGAGTTCCTGGTCGTCGCGGCCACCCTGCTCGACCTCAAGGCGGCCCGGCTGCTGCCCGCCGCCGAGGTCGAGGACGAGGCCGACCTCGCGCTGCTGGAGGCCCGTGACCTGCTCTTCGCCCGGCTGCTCCAGTACCGCGCGTACAAGCGGATCGCGGAGATCTTCGGGGAGCGCCTGGACGCCGAGTCCCGGCGCCACCCGCGCACCGTCGGGCTGGAGCCGCACCACGCCGAGCTGCTGCCCGAGGTGGTCATCGGCCTCGGCGCGGAGGGCTTCGCGCGGCTCGCGGTCCGGGCGATGCGGCCGAGGCCCGAGCCGCGGGTCCACGTCGACCACCTCCACACGCCGCTGGTGAGCGTGCGGGAGCAGGCCGGGGTCGTGGTCGCGCGGCTGCGGGAGCTGGGCGAGGCCGGGTTCCGGGAACTGGTGGCGGACGCGGGGGACACCCTGACCGTCGTGGCGCGCTTCCTGGCGCTGCTGGAGCTGTACCGGGAGAAGGCGGTCGAACTGGAGCAGGAGAGCGCCCTCGGCGAGCTGCGGGTGCGCTGGACCGGCGGGCCCGGGGACGCCGGACCGGCGGTGACCGACGAGTTCGACCGGCCGGCGGGGGAACGGGCGGCGGCGCGGGAGCCGCGGCCGGTCTAG
- the cmk gene encoding (d)CMP kinase produces MENGAAPTEPAVIVAIDGPSGTGKSSTSKAVAAQLGLSYLDTGAQYRAITWWMVSNGIDTDDPHAVAAASGKPDILSGTDPAGPTITVDGVDVAGPIRTQEVTSRVSAVSAVPEVRTRITELQRAIAAGAERGIVVEGRDIGTTVLPDADLKIFLTASAEARAARRNGELKGADVHATREALIKRDAADSTRATSPLAKADDAVEVDTTDLTLTQVIECVVTLVEEKRAGK; encoded by the coding sequence GTGGAAAACGGCGCCGCCCCGACCGAGCCGGCCGTGATTGTCGCCATCGACGGCCCCTCCGGCACGGGCAAGTCGAGCACGTCGAAGGCCGTCGCGGCGCAGCTCGGCCTGAGCTACCTGGACACCGGCGCCCAGTACCGGGCCATCACCTGGTGGATGGTGAGCAACGGCATCGACACCGACGACCCGCACGCCGTCGCCGCCGCCTCCGGCAAGCCCGACATCCTCTCCGGCACCGACCCGGCCGGCCCGACCATCACCGTCGACGGCGTCGACGTGGCCGGCCCGATCCGCACCCAGGAGGTCACCTCCAGGGTCAGCGCGGTCAGCGCCGTCCCGGAGGTGCGCACCCGCATCACCGAGCTGCAGCGCGCCATCGCCGCCGGCGCCGAGCGGGGCATCGTCGTCGAGGGCCGCGACATCGGCACCACCGTGCTGCCCGACGCCGACCTCAAGATCTTCCTCACCGCCTCGGCGGAGGCCCGCGCCGCCCGCCGCAACGGCGAGCTGAAGGGCGCCGACGTGCACGCCACCCGCGAGGCCCTGATCAAGCGGGACGCCGCCGACTCCACCCGCGCGACCTCCCCGCTGGCCAAGGCGGACGACGCCGTCGAGGTGGACACCACCGACCTCACCCTCACGCAGGTCATCGAGTGCGTCGTCACCCTCGTCGAGGAGAAGCGGGCGGGGAAGTGA